CATCAACTATCACCGTGAAACGCGAGGGCACTTCATTTCAATTTTATACAAATGTTCGCTGCCTGCCGATTTTGTGCCGAAAAACGCCGGATTATCGCCGAGGGACGCCGGGTTCGTGAAATGGCATGAAGCCTGCCCCAGCGACTTGCTGAAACTTCATGACATCTATCGGAGATACCTCTCATGATACGAGTTTCTGATTTCATTTTCCGCCATCTTGCCGATTACGGGGTCAAGCATGTCTTCCTTGTTGTCGGTGGTGGCGCCATGCATTTGAATGATGCCTTGAAAAAGGAAACGCGAATACAGTATATCTGCAATCATCACGAACAGGGATCGGCTATTGCTGCAGAGGGCTATGCCCGAATCTCGGGAAAATTGGCCGTGGTCAGCGTGACGACTGGTCCAGGGGGAACAAATGCGTTGACGGGGGTTATCGGGCAGTGGCTCGACTCCGTTCCTGTTCTCTACCTTTCCGGACAGGTAAAATTCGAGACGACCATCGCTTCCGTTCCTGGAAGTGGGTTGCGCCAGCTAGGTGACCAGGAAATCAACATTGTCGACATTGTCCGACCTGTGACAAAATACGCCAAAATGGTCACTGATCCTCAATCCATCAAGATCGAGCTGGAACGAGCGATCCATCTTGCAACCACCGGTCGCCCTGGCCCTGTATGGCTGGACATCCCCCTTGATGTCCAAGCAGCCTTAATCGATCCGGATCGGCTTCCTGTTGAAATCCGAGAATCTGTAGCAGAGGAAGTTCCTGTTGCGAAAATTGCTGAAGTTGTTGAACGTTTGAAAATGGCTAAACGTCCTCTGATCGTTGCTGGGCACGGGATCAGGATTGCCGGTGCTCAGAAGGCCTTCCTGGACTTGGTGACCCGGCTTGGCATTCCGGTGGTGACCACCTTTAACGGTTTTGATCTGATAGCCTCAGATGATTCCCAATTCATTGGTCGGATTGGGACGCTTGGAAACCGGGCCGGGAATTTCGCTCTCCAGAATGCTGACGTGGTGTTGTTTTTGGGAACCAGGAACAATATTCGGCAGGTAAGTTATTTCTGGAATTGCTTTGCCCGAAAGGCTTGGA
This genomic stretch from Candidatus Ozemobacteraceae bacterium harbors:
- a CDS encoding thiamine pyrophosphate-binding protein; its protein translation is MIRVSDFIFRHLADYGVKHVFLVVGGGAMHLNDALKKETRIQYICNHHEQGSAIAAEGYARISGKLAVVSVTTGPGGTNALTGVIGQWLDSVPVLYLSGQVKFETTIASVPGSGLRQLGDQEINIVDIVRPVTKYAKMVTDPQSIKIELERAIHLATTGRPGPVWLDIPLDVQAALIDPDRLPVEIRESVAEEVPVAKIAEVVERLKMAKRPLIVAGHGIRIAGAQKAFLDLVTRLGIPVVTTFNGFDLIASDDSQFIGRIGTLGNRAGNFALQNADVVLFLGTRNNIRQVSYFWNCFARKAWKVIVDIDEAELHKPTVQGDSLIRMDAGLFLAELDRLLPPDLYVDKLWLEWCVVRKRKYPTVLEEYKKPSPSAVHPYVFFEQLTDKLDDRAIVVAGNGTACVVLFQAGVVKTGQRQFWNSGCAAMGYDLPAAIGASLASGHEVICLAGDGSLQMNLQELQTMKEYRLPIKLFILNNGGYRSIEQTQTSFFQADFIGCNESSGVSLPNCAKLADLYGFPFFRIQSTETMDQDLTNILNFPGAALIEIVLNREYIFSPKVSSEKQADGKLVSKPLEDLFPFLDRDEFRSNMIVDDLVQEKG